The Stigmatopora argus isolate UIUO_Sarg chromosome 6, RoL_Sarg_1.0, whole genome shotgun sequence region TGAAAATGATCCATAACTAAAATGCAAATGATGTATATACAgtgttttttctcattttttatattgaaacaaaccttgcaGTAAAAAAACTAGTTCCATCATATTGGGTACCAACttaaactgaaaaaatacattgtctAAATGTCATCCGTTTTATTTTGGGGTTGCAAAAgggatttttgatttttttaaaaaatccaattataACGTGGCAATAACGCTAtaccaaaaaaagaaattgggatCTACAttttgaagatgatgatgatgaagctCAACGTACCTTTTGAGTGAGAATCATGGCAGGAGAGTCCTGCAGAAAGATTGTGAGGGTCAAAAGCGGCGTGGAATGTGGTCTCTCCTGGCTTTACGTCTCCCTTTTATAGCGCTGAATCTCCATATCAATGCGGCTTTGTCGCTTTCCCACACTTGCGGTCAATCGGAGAGCGACCGGGAGGACAATAGCTCCGTCTCAGGCGAGCAGCTGGACCTTGGCGAAGGTTGACGTGGGTGGAGCGGCGTTCTGGTGGGAAAGCGATGACCCTCTCCGAGTGTGCCACATCTGCCACACGCAGGACGAGAAAGgagagattttttaaaaataaaaatgagtcaAGTTGACCATCTACGTCACCATGGCGCTCCAAAATGGAGGTGTTCGGTGTTGTTACAATCAGCTAAGGTTAAATTTGGAATAGTTTGACCGAGTTCTTGGACTCCGGTTGCTATGGAAACGGAATTTTCTAGTGGGAAAGGGCGCAGTGAAAACACTCCCCCAAAAAAGAGCCTCAAAGTGGTCACTTTTGCTGCTTGTAGTGTCAGAAAATGGCAGGAAGGTCCTTGAAAAGAAGTGTGCTGAATCCCAAAGGCAGCTGGTGGGGGGCAACTGGGGGCTCCATTTGACGATGGCGGGTGGCGGGGGGCTCATTACGATGAGCGGAACCCCCCTCTTATCAACTCCGCTTTCCCACACGGAGTCATTGAAAGTCACACTGTTGTTATAAGACACTACAATTGTGACATTCCAACAGCACTTGGCATTAACAAATGGGAATTCAACATTTGGACTTGTTAAAATGCCTAGAATCGACGTCGGAAGATCGGAAAATGAGCAATTTATACTCGCTATATTTATAGAGGTccgtgtaaataaaaaaatggagacgGGCGTGTGTCTTTAGGGACGCTGGTCCCAGGGGGCTTCCTCGGGGAGAGCCCCTTCCCCCCAGTTCCCACGCTTCTATCCAAGAATCCAAAGTGACCACATGGTGGCGCCAGATAGACTATATATTTCGATTTATAGACAAAAGGATTGGACTTCTTGATGCATGCTTGGCCAGCTACATTCAtattcattatatttttttcatctggcATTAAGCGTGTTATCTAATGAATGTAATAGTTTAAACagaatttgttttcattgtttttatcgtccattggattggattggataactttattcatctcgtattcgggaaatgtcgttgtcactgtagcaagagggtgagaatacagacacagcaaaagacattttagacataaatagataggtaataagtaagttaataaataaatacatgaataaatatataaataaataagcgtattgctgaaaaaaatatatatatacacatacacgtacatacacacacacatatatatgtacacgtgtatatatatatatatatgtacacgtatgtgtatgtatgtatatatatacatatacacatacgcgtacatacacacacatatatgtatatatatatatatgtacacatatgtgtatgtgtgtatatatatatatatatgtatgtatgtatgtatgtatatgtatgtatatatatatgtatatatgtatatatatatgtatatatatatgtgtatatgtgtgtgtatatacaggtgtatatatgtgtgtatatatgtgtatatatatgtgtgtgtgtatgtacacgtatgtgtatgtgtgtatatatatatatatatatgtgtgtgtgtatgtacacatatgtgtatgtgtgcatatatatatatatatatatatatatatatatatatatatatatatatatatatatatatatatatatatatatatatatacatacatacacatagatgtacatgcatgtctATTTACTGTTgcttcattcactgccattttaTTTGATAGACGGCAAATTCATTTCACTGGCACGGACGGCGATCGGTTgccgattggacatctatcgccgtcaatgacagaGTTAATAATAACTCGACTATATTTAATGAGAATGAGATCATTCCTCCACGCTCCAGCCATTTTAAACAAGTAGTGCTGAGTTACGTCTGCCTCGGGGGGTCAAATGTGAACATCCCTCTGAGAGTGGTCTCTCCTCCGTTTTCCCACCCTCGCAAACAATACGTAAAAGTGTGTCGGGCCATTTAATAGCGGGCTGCCTTTAAAGGCTTCCTGCGGTTGGCTCCAATTGGTCTTTACGACGACGTAGCGTCCACCGTTTCCGAGAGACTAGATGAGACAAAGTTAGGGTCCAGCGTTTATTGACACGGACGTGACGAAACGTCACAACAACAACTTGTAGACGTCTACAAGACGGGAGGATCAGGTTACAAACACGTAGAAAACACATGTTTTAAAACGACATGGCTGCTAAAAATGCAGGAAATGAAATCATGCACCTGAAAGCAGGTGAAGCACACATTTGTCGTCCAATCAAGTGGAAGATAACAATACGACTTGAAAATAATACAAGTTATTCACAGGAATGCAAAAATATTCCAAGCATTTCACGTCATTTACATTTGCAAAAAGGTCCGAAAGGGACGAACAACATTGAATCATCAAAAATGATCTTTTACATTTCCAAAGAATTGAAAAATCATGGCTGCCATTTTCTAGTGAAAATATGCCATTAAAAATCATGAATAGGAATTCCTGACTTTTGAGGAACATTTGGATCAATGTGATCCAGGAAGTGACGTTACCACGTAAAAtatatgatgataataataatacaaatccaTTTATCACATAGCAATAATATTTCTGCTGTTTGCACAGCGAGTTacccacaaaaacaaagaccAATATGATCCATAACACCCCAAATAAACACACCATATCAAAACATATGAAAACACTTTCCATAAAATACGAGCACAGATTTCCAAAGCAATCCGTCTGCTCTCCAAGattaataaatgacaaaaaaaatgctgttgttTCCACAGGAAGTCCACCAGCAAAAACTAAAAAGTGACCAATATGATCGATAACAtgacaaagtaacataacttgCCATCATTTCCATccagaaataataaaaatagccAATCGCTAACGCAATGAGATGACGACCGTGCGTTACGCAccataaatgtgaaaatatttccataaatctgaaaatatttccCACAGGAACTTGATTTTGTGGCATGAAAAAAGTCAGTTTCTACCAGGGCCTCCAGGGGGAGCTCTCGGCCGAGCTCTCCTTGCCGACGCCACGCCGAGGAGTCGTCTTCTCCTCGCGGGAACCTCCAAAGTCCTCCAAGGCCTCCGTGCGGTGGGCCCGGAGTCTCCTGAGGACGCAAACGGTCATCTCCAGGACGTCGGCCTTCTCCATCTTGGAATCCGGTTGTCGTTGGAGGAACTCGGGAGCCAATAGCGACTTGAGCTGCTCGATGCAGCCGTTGATGCGCTCGCGACGGAGCTTCTCCACCAGAGGTTTGCGAATCTGACAAGAGTGACAAAGTGGAGGTGAGCACCCAAGACGCCGCCATCAACGTGACCGTGATGATGAAGAGGACCGTGATGAAGCTCAACTTACCTTGTGAGTGACAGTCACGAGAGGAGAGTCTTGCAAAGAGATGCTGGGCGCCATGGCGGTTGGAGATGTGAGCTCTCCTGGCTGGGCGCCTCCCATTTATAGGGCCTTAGAGGACTTTCTCACACTGGCGTCCAATCAGGGAGCAGTCGGGAGGGGGACTATTGTTCCGTCCCTTGGGAGCAGCTGGACCAATGCGAGCGTTTGTGAAGGTTGGCTGTTGATCTGGTGGGAAAGTGGTGACCCTTTCCAACACGCATCTGCTGCTGCCTTCAATCAATTTGACCTGGCACACGCCATCAGGACAATGAGGGGCGGGGCTTATCCGCCAATGACATCAAACGGTGAGTACACATTCCTGTATCTTCCCACATATCTCAAGCCTACATAAATGTTGTACTTTTTAATATCATTAGGCTTGAGCGGTTTAACAAAAGCCAATTTTGAGCATAAATGTTGAGGATCAGCAATTCTAGTTGCGTCATATTAGATGTTTACATGGCAACGATTTTCAACAAATACGCAAAAATTGTCTATTTTCCGGTTTTTGATGACATCAAGTCCAAATTCCTAGCAAGTATTTCTTATGTCAGGTGTTACATTAAAGTCAGTTTTGTTGCCGGTCCTGTATGGAAGGAAAGATGGCGCCAACTATTGCTTTAACATCTTCACTTGTTGCCCGTGGCGCCCGCAGGTCAGAGATGGCGGCCGCGCAGTCAAATGCAAGCGTGAATGCGGGTTGTATAATGAGCCACACTTGTATTGTCGCGCTGTGGGAAAGCAGAACGAAGCTTCTCTCAGAGCGGCTCCTCGACGTGACCTTTGACCCGAGGTCACGTGATCGTACCATCCGGGTCAAACTCAAAcactttttaatgcaaaaatgcCCCCAACGTTTCATCCACAAACTCGCCGACCCATCCAACGGcgctaaaaatgacattatgcCATTTTTCTACTCCGACGCAAATGAAAAAACTCCATCAAATTGGAATATTGACGTTGAAGATGACGGAGAGCGCAAAGGGATTTGGCACACTTCAGGAAACAGCTGTCGTGGCCGGCCAATGGCGCGCTTTCCCTCCAGATGTCACCCTCCGCGGGGTGGGGGTGCGTCTCGCACAATCAGCCCCATTCATGTCTTTGTGGCGGAGGGTCGGCGTCTTGGAGGGAAGTGTGTGGGAAAGTGCCACCCAACTTCTTGCCACAAAGTGTCCAGAACAAGACACTTCagaaaaaccattttcacagTTTTAAACCCTATTTCTGAACCCCAAACATGACTTTGAAACCTTAACCCTCGTTACAAACCCCATTTTGTAACCCTATAACCCAAGTTTGAAACCATAACCCTGATTTTAATCCCAATTTTGGAAGCTCAACCTCCACACTTTTTGCGTTTATATTGGTGTCCACCGAATAAAAGACACTTGCATTATGGGAAGTGTGGGAATCAAAAAAAGGGGGGCTACCTCTGAGGAACCCCCGAGGGACAAACGTTTTATACATGCGTCCCTTGAGACGCAGTTTAACGCACACAATGACGTCCATTTTGTCTATATACGTCTATTAGCGTCACAGTGCGTGTGTCAGTCTTCAAATTAATTCTGTTCAAAAGTACTGACtaaaaatcctatttttagTTTGACTGGATCTGCAACTTGTacttatattttttatgttgtattttacaatCTGGATTAAGGAAtttcttttgagtttttttttttgttgcgtcCGCATTCCGATCCCTCCCCGCGCCAAGAGCCGTAATGGCGTGTGCCGTGCCAAAGCCATTGACGCACGCGCTGGCTTCCCGAGGGTCAGCGCTTTCCCACGCGCGATTAGCATTTGGTGACACGCCCGCACTAGCTTGGGCGGCCATCTGGAGGGAAAGCGCGCCATTGGCTGACGTGTGCAGCTGTTTCCCCGAAGTGTGCCGAATCTAAGTTGGTAAAAAGAGTCGCCTCCAGGTGGCGCTCTCCTTGATCGTCAACATTTAGGAGCCAGTTGGATTTATCAATGATAACGACAATCTGAAAAAACTTGAACATCATTGCTATGCTAAAAATCTTTACACGGCACCCCAATGTAAaaatgtctgtctctgtcggaTCCCGAATGACACATTGACCTTAGGTCAAAGGTCATCTTCAATTAATGATCCCTCAGCCGCCCTGAGAGAGCCTCCAACCCGCGTTCCCACACCGCAACAATACAAGTGTGTCTCATTATGCGGCGCGTTCGTACCCCCGTTCGCGCTGCCGGCTAGCCTTGAGCGTTAGCCGCGCGGGGCTCAACTTTGACCTCCGTCCCACCGACGTGggcaacagtaaaaaaaaaatgacattaagggcctgtgaaaatgtaaaaacttATTCAGAGAACACTatcaatgatgtcatttttttgtatgatggCCTAATTTTGGTCAATTTTGGTGAAATTTTTGGTGCACCAGAAAAAAGATGCGCCCTATTGGTGGTTTGATGCTTTTTTTGCCTTTCTGTAAGCATGCAAAGTTCAAATAGACCACTTTTGCGTATTTGTTGAAAATCGTTGCCATGTAAACATCTCCTAATATGACGCAACTAGAAATGCTGATCCTCAACATTTATGCTCAAAATTGGCTTTTGTAAAACCTTACAATCCTAATGATATAAAAAAGTACAACATTTATGCAGAATTGAGATATGTGGGAAGATACAGGAATGTGTACTCACCGTTTGATGTCATTGGCGGATAAGCCCCGCCCCTCATTGTCCTCATGGCGTGTGCCAGGTCAAATTGATTGAAGGCAGCAGCAGATGCGTGTTGGAAAGGGTCACCACTTTCCCACCAGATCAACAGCCAACCTTCACAAACGCTCGCATTGGTCCAGCTGCTCCCAAGGGACGGAACAATAGTCCCCCTCCCGACTGCTCCCTGATTGGACGCCAGTGTGAGAAAGTCGCCGGGACCCGGTGGCCCTATAAATGGGAGGCGTTCAGCCAGGAGAGCTCACATCTCCAACCGCCATGGCGCCCAGCATCTCTCTGCAAGACTCTCCTCTCGTGACTGTCACTCACAAGGTACGTTGAGCTTCATCACGGTCCTCTTCATCATCACGGTCACGTTGATGGCGGCGTCTTGGGTGCTCACCTCCACTTCGTCACTCTTGACAGATTCGCAAACCTCTGGTGGAGAAGCTCCGTCGCGAGCGCATCAACGGCTGCATCGAGCAGCTCAAGTCGCTATTGGCTCCCGAGTTCCTCCAAAGGCAACCGGACTCCAAGATGGAGAAGGCCGACGTCCTGGAGATGACCGTCTGCGTCCTCAGGAGACTTCGGGCCCACCGCACGGAGGCCTTGGAGGTCTTTGGAGCCTCCCACGAGGAGAAGACGACTCCTCGGCGCGGCGTGGGCAAGGAGAGCTCGGCCCAGAGCTCCCCCTGGAGGCCTTGGTAGAAACTGACTCTTTTTTTCATGCCACAAACTTTCTGTGggaaatattttcagatttatgGAAATATTTTCGGATTTATGGTGCGTAACGCACGGCCCTCATCTCATTGCGTTAGCGATTggctatttttcattatttctgGATGGAAATGATGAcgagttatgttactttgtcaTGTTATCGTTCATATTGGTCACTTTTTAGTTTTTGCTGGTGGACTTCCTGTGGAAACAACAgccatatttttgtcatttattaatCTTGGAGAGCAGACGGATTGCTTTGGAAATCTGTGCTCGTATTTTATGGAAAGTGTTTTCATATGTTTTGATATGGTGTGTTTATTTGGGGTGTTATGGATCATATTGGTCTTTTTTGTGGGGAACTCGCTGTGCAAACAGCAGAAATATTATCACTACGTGATACGCAGATTTGTATGATTATTATCATATATTTACATGGTAATGTCACTTCCTGGATCACGTTGATCCAAATGTTCCTCAAAAGTCAGGAATtttattcatgattttttttaatggcatatTTTCACAAGAAAATGACAGCCATGATTTTTCAATTCTTTGGAAATGTAAAAGATCATTTTTGATGATTTTAATGTTGTTCGTCCCTTTCGGACCTTTTTGCAAATGTAAATGAAGTGAAATGCTTGGAATATTTTTGCATTCCTGTGAATAACTTGTATTATTTTCAAGTCGTATTGTTATCTTCCACTTGATTGGACGACAAATGCGTGCTTCACCTGCTTTCAGGTGCATGATTTCATTTCCTGCATTTTTAGCAGCCATGTGATTTTAAAACATGTGTTTTCTACGTGTTTGTAACCTGATCCTCCCGTCTTGTAGACGTCTACAAGTTGTTGTTGTGACGTTTCGTCACGTCCGTGTCAATAAACGCTGGACCCTAACTTTGTCTCGTCTAGTCTCTCGGAAACGGTGGACGCTACGCCGTCGTAAAAAACAATTGGAGCCAACCGCGGGAAGCCTTTAAAGGCAACCCGCTATTAAACGGCCCGACACACTTTTACGTATTGTTTGCGAGGGTGGGAAAACGGAGGAGAGGCCACTCTCAGAGGGAAGTTCACCTTTGACCCCTAGAGGCAGACGTAGGGCACTGTAACTTGTTTAAATTAGGCGGAGCGTGGAGGAATGATCTCATTTTCTACATGCGTTTTAAGCATTTTTGACCAACTCCCCCGAAAAAAGGCTTTAATGGCGGGTCCCTAAAGGGAGACAATAACCCCTTAATTAACTTCTATTGTTGGGTTGCTCTCCCAGAAATTGGAACATGTCACCAATAGAACGCATGTCAATGAAACAAAAGCTATTCCTATTCATTCACTCTTAGCCTGCCATGTACAAGATGTCGTAAATTGTGCGTAATCTACAGTAAGTGTCATAAAAAGTAATGATTGTGATGTTTTGATGTCCTCTGTCACTATATTGCTTATGATTCTAATAATACGATATCATATGTGCAACACAAATGCAATATGACCATCCAAGAATAGATGCCCTATTTTtttaggtggaaaagggaaaacaggagacaaaaattaaaaaacaaatcccaCACTAAGGTACTTTTCCACTGTGTTGATAATGATTATTAAAAGTGCAACTTGACCGTCCATAAATAGATGCCCTAATTAATTTTttgggtggaaaagggaaaacaagagggcagatgacccaaaaaaattgaaaaaaatcccacacTAAGCTACTTTGCCACTGTATTGATTAGGATTATTAAAAGTGCAACTTGACTCTCCATAAATAGATcccctaattattttttttaggtggaaaagggaaaacaagagggcagatgaccaaaaaaataaaaataaaaatcccacACTAAGCTACTTTTCCACTGTGTTGATAATGATTATTAAAAGTGCAGCTTGACCGTCCGTAAATAGATGCCCTAATTATTTTtggggtggaaaagggaaaacaagagggcagatgaccaaaaaaacaaatacaaatcccACACTAAACTACTTTGCCACTGTGTTGATTATGATGATTAAAAGTGTAACCTGACCGCCCATAAATAGATGCCCCAATGAATTTtttaggtggaaaagggaaaacatgaGGGCGGATAACGGACAAAGAAATCCCACACTAAGCTACCTTGCCACTCTATTGATTACAATTATTAAAAGTGCAACCTGCCCATCCAATAACCCATGTGCCCATTTCCTAGGTGAAAAAGGGAAAGCTAGCAGTTGGATAAGGGGAAAAACACAAACTTTCCAAAACAAAATGGGCCACTTATGAATAATTTCCAAAATATAAACATCAGACGTGTGTTGTTTTTTCATGATTGCTTTAATGCGAACACCTTGGTTTAAAAGCAATTTGT contains the following coding sequences:
- the LOC144075949 gene encoding transcription factor HES-5-like, whose protein sequence is MGGAQPGELTSPTAMAPSISLQDSPLVTVTHKIRKPLVEKLRRERINGCIEQLKSLLAPEFLQRQPDSKMEKADVLEMTVCVLRRLRAHRTEALEDFGGSREEKTTPRRGVGKESSAESSPWRPW
- the LOC144076342 gene encoding transcription factor HES-5-like — translated: MAPSISLQDSPLVTVTHKIRKPLVEKLRRERINGCIEQLKSLLAPEFLQRQPDSKMEKADVLEMTVCVLRRLRAHRTEALEVFGASHEEKTTPRRGVGKESSAQSSPWRPW